The proteins below are encoded in one region of Myxococcales bacterium:
- a CDS encoding GGDEF domain-containing protein: MSAGVATLHTEGLSISRMNRSKSEEQRFTEPDAKRIKFSTLGAALIAMAGICVVTIVDYTTGGKVGLSPFYIAVISFVTWWAGLYWGIAMASLATLGWFAAIVPWRQPHEWFVEGINAGMRSIIFIAFAFLVARIRRDQQRLERLNIVLKGAIARESSNARTDVLTGLLNRRGFQEQVEREIARCMRQSAPLSVGYLDIDNFKRINDSKGHEWGDACLCEVASALVSMLRPSDVSARLGGDEFAMLLPMTDLAAAEQVAGRLHTVMQSKLRDYGDADLGISLGVVSFNTPPSTVSELFRQADATMYRAKQAGKGRVIVAQGQEALVE; the protein is encoded by the coding sequence TTGTCAGCTGGCGTTGCGACTCTTCATACCGAAGGATTGAGTATCTCCCGTATGAATCGAAGCAAATCAGAGGAACAGCGATTTACAGAGCCAGACGCCAAACGCATCAAATTTTCAACGCTTGGTGCCGCGTTGATAGCAATGGCAGGCATTTGCGTCGTTACGATAGTAGACTACACGACCGGTGGAAAAGTTGGCTTATCGCCATTCTATATTGCAGTCATTTCCTTCGTGACGTGGTGGGCAGGATTGTATTGGGGAATCGCCATGGCATCGCTTGCGACTTTGGGGTGGTTTGCGGCGATTGTTCCATGGCGGCAACCCCATGAATGGTTTGTTGAAGGCATCAATGCTGGCATGCGTTCCATCATATTCATTGCCTTTGCCTTTCTTGTGGCGCGTATTCGCCGCGATCAGCAACGTTTGGAGCGGCTCAACATCGTTCTTAAAGGAGCGATTGCGCGGGAATCATCCAATGCGCGAACGGATGTGCTAACTGGACTGCTGAATCGTCGTGGATTTCAAGAGCAGGTCGAACGTGAGATTGCGCGTTGCATGAGACAAAGCGCGCCACTTTCGGTCGGATACCTTGATATCGACAACTTTAAGAGAATAAATGATAGCAAAGGTCACGAATGGGGCGATGCCTGCTTGTGTGAAGTTGCGTCTGCGCTTGTTTCGATGCTTCGCCCTTCCGATGTGAGTGCTCGTCTGGGAGGCGATGAATTTGCGATGCTACTACCGATGACAGATCTTGCGGCCGCAGAGCAGGTCGCCGGTAGGCTTCATACGGTGATGCAGAGTAAACTGCGAGACTATGGAGATGCTGATCTAGGTATAAGTCTAGGTGTTGTATCCTTTAACACGCCGCCAAGCACTGTGAGTGAACTCTTTCGGCAAGCGGATGCAACAATGTATCGGGCAAAGCAAGCAGGTAAAGGCCGTGTTATTGTCGCCCA